In the genome of Desulfofarcimen acetoxidans DSM 771, one region contains:
- a CDS encoding HD-GYP domain-containing protein: MNILQWAREQMCLMPYLLEHSEEVMNLSIAVSSRVGLDSNTVNTIGTAAFLHDLGKLTWPKELFHKYPLNALEWTITHDHPIQSVNMLERSFLVPFRVKRLILEHHERPGGRGYPNKIMEPGLETLIIAACDVYSAMVSKREYRPVKTFEPLVALAEVSRFAPEKVVNALKKVVGVMDRKICNLY; the protein is encoded by the coding sequence TTGAATATTCTTCAATGGGCTAGGGAGCAAATGTGCCTTATGCCTTATTTGCTAGAGCACTCAGAGGAAGTTATGAATCTGTCAATTGCTGTATCAAGCCGGGTTGGACTTGACTCTAATACAGTAAACACAATCGGTACAGCAGCATTCCTGCATGACCTGGGGAAACTAACCTGGCCCAAGGAGCTGTTCCATAAATATCCGCTTAACGCATTAGAGTGGACTATAACTCATGATCATCCTATTCAAAGCGTCAATATGTTGGAACGAAGTTTTTTAGTGCCATTCCGGGTTAAAAGACTAATCCTGGAGCACCACGAAAGACCGGGCGGCAGGGGATATCCCAATAAAATCATGGAACCGGGATTAGAAACTTTAATTATTGCTGCCTGTGATGTTTATAGCGCCATGGTTTCTAAGAGAGAATACCGGCCAGTAAAGACTTTTGAACCGTTAGTGGCTCTAGCGGAAGTATCCAGATTTGCGCCTGAAAAAGTTGTTAATGCTCTGAAAAAAGTAGTTGGAGTTATGGATAGAAAAATTTGCAATTTGTACTAG
- a CDS encoding topoisomerase C-terminal repeat-containing protein, with protein sequence MPICGSMIIKNCSTSGRVELDQGWKIVYAVDKEENDVEDSAKIPLLTEGEDVQTKKTEIQEKKTQSPKRFTEAALLAVMEGAGRLMEDRELKDAMKGHGLGTPATRAAIIERLIGVGYIERNKKALVPTTKGEILIDLVPDLVKSPEMTGLWEKSLADIETGALTPKEFMAGIIGVTKQIVELAKSQEAGNNVERETIGQCPLCGKNVIENKKSYRCVGHNEGCEFKVWKEIAGKNISLTQAKTLLEEGKTGLIKGFTSKQEKKFDAALKLGTDGKVEFDFPEKNSQSLGSCPLCGKNIFESAKSYSCSGYKEGCKFTIWKEISGKKISEKQAKELIQKGRTAVIKGFKSKTEKKFEAVLVLQEGKVNFEFVK encoded by the coding sequence ATGCCGATTTGTGGTTCAATGATAATTAAGAATTGCTCTACTAGTGGTCGAGTGGAATTGGACCAGGGATGGAAAATTGTCTATGCGGTAGATAAAGAAGAAAATGACGTGGAGGATTCAGCTAAAATTCCACTGTTGACTGAGGGGGAAGACGTACAAACAAAGAAAACTGAAATCCAGGAAAAGAAAACTCAATCGCCTAAGAGGTTTACAGAAGCCGCTCTGTTGGCTGTGATGGAGGGTGCCGGTCGTTTGATGGAGGACCGTGAACTTAAAGATGCTATGAAGGGGCACGGCTTGGGTACCCCGGCGACTAGGGCGGCCATTATTGAGCGGTTGATAGGAGTAGGTTACATTGAGCGTAACAAAAAAGCTTTAGTCCCCACTACTAAAGGAGAAATTCTTATTGATTTGGTGCCAGATCTAGTAAAAAGCCCGGAAATGACTGGGTTATGGGAAAAATCTTTAGCTGATATTGAGACTGGTGCATTGACACCAAAAGAATTTATGGCAGGTATTATAGGGGTGACTAAGCAAATTGTTGAACTGGCTAAAAGCCAAGAAGCAGGCAACAATGTAGAAAGGGAAACCATAGGCCAGTGTCCGCTTTGTGGTAAAAATGTGATTGAAAATAAAAAGAGTTATCGTTGTGTTGGTCATAATGAGGGCTGCGAGTTTAAAGTTTGGAAAGAAATTGCCGGTAAAAATATTTCCCTGACCCAAGCAAAAACACTGTTGGAGGAAGGAAAAACCGGTCTTATAAAAGGTTTTACATCTAAACAGGAAAAAAAATTTGATGCTGCACTAAAACTTGGTACAGACGGAAAGGTTGAATTTGATTTTCCAGAAAAGAACAGCCAGTCTTTGGGCAGTTGTCCATTGTGTGGCAAAAACATTTTTGAGTCTGCTAAAAGCTATAGCTGCAGTGGTTACAAAGAAGGTTGTAAATTTACAATCTGGAAAGAGATTTCCGGGAAAAAGATCTCTGAAAAACAAGCTAAAGAGCTGATTCAGAAAGGTAGGACGGCTGTAATTAAAGGCTTTAAATCTAAGACCGAAAAGAAATTTGAGGCGGTTTTAGTGTTACAAGAGGGAAAAGTGAACTTTGAATTTGTCAAGTAG
- a CDS encoding IS630 family transposase, whose amino-acid sequence MPFISQRAKLDLTTEEINRLEKIIHSRTESVSHIERAKMFLLYHQGETIASIGRILETNRAKVERHIDKILQFGLDIALNDLPRSGRPDTITKEDKAWLVSLACQKPKEFGYSYELWTTDLLAKHARNHCVENGHPTLQNLAKGTVSKILSANKVKPHKIKYYLEKRDPEFEQKMANVLYVYKEVEMVSKNDEQSMYAYISYDEKPGIQAIENIAPDLSPSPGTYSCLARDYEYVRHGTLSLMAGIDLVTGHILAQVEDRHRSIEFVEFLKMISEYYKDIEKIVIILDNHSAHISKETRAYLSTVPNRFEFVFTPKHGSWLNLIESFFGKMAKSMLRAIRVKTKEELKDRIYKYIKEINDCPTVYRWKYKMDDIEII is encoded by the coding sequence ATGCCATTCATAAGTCAAAGAGCAAAATTAGATTTGACAACAGAAGAAATAAATAGATTAGAAAAAATTATACATTCAAGAACAGAAAGTGTGAGTCATATTGAACGGGCTAAAATGTTTCTCTTGTATCATCAAGGAGAAACAATAGCTTCAATTGGTAGAATATTAGAGACTAACCGTGCAAAAGTAGAACGACATATAGATAAAATTTTACAATTTGGCTTAGATATAGCACTCAATGATCTTCCTCGTTCAGGCAGGCCGGATACAATAACCAAAGAAGATAAAGCGTGGCTTGTTTCTCTTGCTTGCCAAAAACCTAAGGAATTTGGATATAGCTATGAATTATGGACAACAGATTTATTAGCCAAACATGCACGAAATCATTGTGTAGAAAATGGCCATCCAACCCTGCAAAATCTAGCAAAAGGTACAGTATCAAAAATACTTTCAGCAAACAAAGTTAAGCCACATAAAATTAAATATTACTTGGAAAAAAGGGATCCAGAATTTGAACAAAAAATGGCTAACGTGTTATATGTCTATAAAGAAGTTGAAATGGTATCAAAAAATGATGAACAATCAATGTATGCTTATATATCATATGATGAAAAACCCGGTATTCAAGCTATAGAAAATATTGCTCCGGATCTTTCTCCTTCTCCTGGAACGTATTCATGTCTTGCTCGTGATTATGAATATGTTCGCCATGGTACACTTAGTCTCATGGCCGGTATTGATTTGGTAACAGGTCATATCTTAGCTCAAGTAGAAGACCGCCATCGTAGTATTGAGTTTGTAGAGTTTCTAAAAATGATAAGTGAGTACTACAAAGATATAGAGAAAATAGTAATTATATTGGACAACCACTCCGCTCATATTTCAAAAGAAACAAGGGCTTATCTTAGTACTGTCCCAAATCGTTTTGAATTTGTTTTTACACCAAAACATGGATCCTGGTTGAACTTAATTGAATCATTTTTTGGCAAAATGGCTAAATCAATGCTGAGGGCTATTAGGGTAAAAACTAAAGAAGAATTAAAAGATAGAATTTACAAATATATAAAAGAAATTAATGATTGTCCTACTGTTTACCGCTGGAAGTACAAAATGGATGATATTGAAATAATTTAA
- a CDS encoding macro domain-containing protein translates to MVKIIDGDLLNLLISPCVVIAHQVNCKGVMGSGIAKKIREKWPKVYADYKMEHKSGKLVLGYLCGTWVKDEQVHGGNRYIANLCGQNRYRVLLPFPQTNYEALEKSLKSLVAQYGKYAPVGMPYGIGCGRAGGRWEIVYNIIEKVFTNCECHLYRLNAKNY, encoded by the coding sequence ATGGTTAAGATTATTGATGGAGATTTGTTAAATTTGTTAATCTCGCCCTGTGTGGTTATAGCACATCAGGTAAATTGTAAAGGCGTTATGGGTTCTGGAATAGCAAAAAAAATAAGGGAAAAGTGGCCAAAGGTATATGCAGATTACAAAATGGAACATAAATCCGGAAAGTTGGTCTTAGGATATCTTTGTGGAACATGGGTTAAAGACGAGCAGGTTCACGGCGGCAATCGGTACATAGCCAACCTGTGCGGTCAAAATAGATATAGGGTGTTGTTGCCTTTTCCTCAAACTAATTATGAGGCACTGGAAAAATCTCTAAAAAGTCTTGTCGCCCAGTATGGGAAATATGCTCCCGTAGGAATGCCATATGGTATTGGTTGTGGACGTGCAGGGGGAAGATGGGAAATAGTTTATAACATTATCGAAAAAGTATTTACTAATTGTGAATGTCATTTGTACCGATTGAATGCAAAAAACTATTAG
- a CDS encoding TadE family protein, with product MQCQSLLAQYWCYWGGGYIRLLKCIKGAYTAELAVILPIIIFITAGGMIFSLSIWAHIVVVDAAREGARYEALNLGSADTKVDEVLSDGNLNVANKQSVSVIKDANYVTVTVKYNQPSVIPGLPQLLGHGASWGNSFLIESSQVFKLEKP from the coding sequence ATGCAGTGTCAATCCTTATTAGCACAATACTGGTGTTATTGGGGGGGTGGTTATATTAGACTATTAAAATGTATAAAGGGTGCATACACTGCTGAGTTAGCTGTTATACTGCCAATCATAATATTTATTACAGCAGGGGGCATGATTTTTTCGCTCAGCATATGGGCGCATATAGTTGTGGTAGACGCAGCAAGGGAGGGCGCAAGATATGAAGCACTGAATTTAGGCAGTGCAGATACAAAGGTTGATGAGGTTTTAAGTGATGGAAATCTCAATGTAGCCAATAAGCAAAGCGTGAGCGTAATAAAAGACGCAAATTATGTTACCGTTACAGTGAAATATAATCAGCCTTCGGTTATACCCGGATTACCCCAACTGCTTGGTCACGGCGCGTCTTGGGGAAATAGTTTTCTTATCGAAAGTAGCCAAGTATTTAAACTTGAAAAACCATAA
- a CDS encoding A24 family peptidase — protein sequence MLNLPYTNILPATIVLTALAIGSYTDLKYRIIKNNVSFGLIVAGLVYNIFFGYGYIFSLLGIVSGFVLFLLPYIITGMGAGDVKLIMGVGAVLGWQYAIYIGMLSSILSALHSIAVNAKKGKISELFKSTFKYQLNYAIVKVQIKDYSRETTEGTTLPYAVSILISTILVLLGGWLY from the coding sequence GTGCTAAATCTTCCGTATACTAATATTCTACCCGCAACTATTGTCCTAACTGCATTAGCAATAGGCAGCTATACCGACTTAAAATATCGTATTATTAAAAACAATGTTTCATTTGGGTTAATTGTAGCAGGTTTAGTCTATAATATTTTTTTTGGATATGGATACATTTTTTCCTTGCTTGGTATAGTATCTGGATTTGTACTTTTCTTGCTGCCTTATATAATAACCGGTATGGGCGCCGGAGATGTCAAACTAATAATGGGTGTTGGTGCTGTTCTGGGGTGGCAGTATGCAATATACATAGGGATGCTGTCGTCTATCCTATCAGCATTACATTCAATAGCAGTTAATGCTAAAAAGGGCAAGATTAGTGAACTATTTAAGAGCACTTTCAAATATCAACTTAACTACGCTATTGTTAAAGTACAAATCAAAGATTACTCCAGGGAGACGACAGAAGGTACGACACTTCCCTATGCAGTGTCAATCCTTATTAGCACAATACTGGTGTTATTGGGGGGGTGGTTATATTAG
- a CDS encoding type II secretion system F family protein, with protein MDTITQIGILCGAIPILILFYIGVKRREEKKRLEEYLQISEENSEENLSLSLQKIKAGVIKLFRPLLPSVTTLEKMEFNLRRANCKITAEEIYTLRLTLSVGAAVLTGIFYFPAIDKILLYGGATGGLFFLLPTKYINMKIRARQKRAQLEILDFIDLLTNGIDAGLDLSTSIDRVTKHMPGILAEEFQYAFVEIELGRRRSEALKNMAQRLDIKDVNLLVDAIIQAERTGVPIAKVLKDQANRIKQDFRTNALKMAQAASIKMLAPMILFILPALFIVVLGPPFIGIGQLMKF; from the coding sequence TTGGATACAATAACACAGATAGGCATTCTTTGCGGAGCAATTCCTATTCTCATACTTTTTTATATAGGTGTTAAGAGAAGGGAAGAAAAAAAGAGATTAGAAGAATATCTGCAAATTTCGGAAGAAAATTCAGAAGAAAATTTATCACTATCCTTACAAAAAATAAAGGCCGGTGTTATAAAACTTTTTCGGCCTCTATTGCCGTCAGTTACGACACTAGAAAAAATGGAGTTTAATTTACGGAGAGCCAACTGCAAAATAACTGCGGAAGAAATATATACGTTGCGTTTGACATTATCGGTAGGAGCTGCTGTTCTTACGGGTATTTTTTATTTTCCAGCTATTGATAAAATATTACTTTATGGTGGTGCAACCGGTGGGTTGTTTTTTTTATTGCCGACGAAATATATCAATATGAAAATAAGGGCTCGTCAGAAAAGAGCTCAACTTGAAATACTTGATTTCATCGACTTACTGACTAACGGTATAGATGCCGGTTTAGATCTCAGCACTTCAATAGATCGTGTCACTAAGCATATGCCCGGCATATTAGCTGAAGAATTTCAGTACGCCTTTGTTGAAATAGAGTTAGGACGTAGGCGTTCTGAAGCATTGAAAAACATGGCTCAAAGATTGGACATTAAAGACGTTAACTTATTAGTTGACGCGATTATCCAAGCAGAGAGAACGGGTGTACCGATAGCAAAAGTTTTAAAAGACCAGGCAAACAGAATAAAGCAAGATTTTAGGACAAACGCTTTAAAAATGGCACAGGCGGCCAGTATTAAAATGTTAGCTCCTATGATACTTTTCATTTTACCTGCACTATTCATAGTCGTTTTGGGACCGCCTTTTATCGGGATTGGACAACTTATGAAATTTTAA
- a CDS encoding type II secretion system F family protein, producing the protein MESIYFGLLIFIAVMFYGCVCILKIKNMRTVLQEIVGLEEEARKEKLARYRIPKLNIGILSKISSKAKKANLNFGELEVFAMEVLCAAIAFGILKFLFTSTYVALIGIPIGLYVPINILNAMISKRGELLAKQLHGCLIIWANSLRSGVSLAQAIAGSIGRVAPQINEELKRIKYDIDLGFSSADALEKALVRIPVAEFKMVVMTAKIHRQLGGNLAERFDNICLTIEERIATRDVLKAHTTQAKLGAVVAGLMPFIVLIILKTMSPDYLKPMLDSPYGTMMLMLSVFLVFLGWFTINKLSTIKFN; encoded by the coding sequence ATGGAGTCTATATATTTTGGGCTGCTGATTTTCATTGCTGTAATGTTTTATGGTTGTGTATGTATACTTAAAATTAAGAACATGAGGACAGTGCTTCAGGAAATAGTGGGATTAGAGGAGGAAGCACGTAAAGAAAAACTTGCACGGTACCGAATTCCCAAGCTCAATATTGGAATTCTGAGCAAAATCAGTTCAAAGGCTAAGAAAGCCAATTTGAATTTTGGTGAATTAGAGGTATTTGCTATGGAAGTATTATGCGCTGCCATAGCTTTTGGCATATTAAAGTTTCTTTTTACAAGTACTTATGTTGCACTTATTGGTATTCCAATCGGGTTATATGTTCCGATCAATATATTAAATGCCATGATCAGCAAACGCGGTGAATTGTTAGCAAAGCAGCTTCACGGCTGCCTAATCATATGGGCAAACAGTTTGCGGTCGGGTGTATCTCTCGCCCAGGCTATAGCTGGATCAATTGGCCGTGTGGCTCCCCAAATAAATGAAGAGTTGAAAAGAATCAAATATGATATAGACTTAGGATTTTCAAGCGCTGATGCGCTTGAAAAGGCGTTAGTGAGAATTCCTGTAGCAGAGTTTAAGATGGTAGTTATGACAGCAAAAATACATCGTCAACTTGGCGGAAATCTAGCCGAAAGATTTGATAATATCTGCCTGACAATCGAAGAGAGGATTGCAACACGCGACGTCTTAAAGGCCCATACAACACAAGCAAAGCTGGGAGCGGTTGTTGCTGGTTTAATGCCTTTTATTGTGCTAATAATACTAAAAACAATGTCACCAGATTATTTGAAACCTATGCTGGATAGTCCCTATGGAACTATGATGCTCATGTTATCTGTTTTTTTAGTATTTCTTGGTTGGTTTACAATCAATAAACTAAGTACCATTAAATTTAATTGA